In Anastrepha obliqua isolate idAnaObli1 unplaced genomic scaffold, idAnaObli1_1.0 ptg000009l, whole genome shotgun sequence, the DNA window accaaaatgagctACAAGTACTATTAGATTTggaaaaattgacatttgtctaATATCTGAAAAGCACTTTACTAGACAATCCCATAGAGAATTTAAACATTATAATGTTATCATGCCGTCCACCCGAGTAATTGCGCAAGAGGTGGTAGCGCCAtaattgtaaagaaaaacattgaTCAATACGAAGAACCCAATATAAATGCTGATATTTTTCgtgttaaaatattgaaatggaaaactaaAGGGCCATTGAATGGGTTTTTACATTTGATCCAAAAGAAGACgtcaaaaaatatacaacataaAGCATATTCTTCATTCATTTGTTACGGTTGAGCCAATCAAATTGTCATACCTAATTCCACAGTGTAAAACTTGTCAAGCATTTGGGCATACGAAAAACTATTTCGGTAAAAAACCAAGATAAAGGTAAAATGTAGTGGAAAGCTAATGTATTAGACTGCAAAAAACCATCCGACCAAAAACCCAAATGTTGCAATTGCGGTCAAGACCACCCCGCAAATTATTGGGAATGTGTTGTTACTAAAGAACTGTAAAGAATTGGGGATAAGAAGAACTTCAAACCAGCAATACAAAATAACCGTGATGAAAATACTGCCACTACAAATGTTGTTACACAAAGCAATAGAGCTAATATTGTAAAGGCCAAGAAACTATCATTCTCTGAAGTAAcaaaagaaactataaaaagcaaaaaaccaaatatcAAAGGAAGTAATGATGAAATTCTCAGATActtagtaaattaaataaatatgaagaattcaataaaaactttcaaaaacggTTGAGTGAACTTTAACAGCAAATGAAAACTCAGTATTAAATAATGGTTGACAGAAGAATTATGGCATGGAATGCGAACGGTTTaaacaaacaccaaaatgaGCTACAAGTACTATTAGATTATGAAAAATTGACATTAGTTTATAATGGGCAGAGACTTCAACGCGAAAAATACCATCTGGGTGTCCCGCTTAACTACGACAAAAGGATGGGAGTATATAAGCACCACAAGAAACGGATGTGAGTTTCTTTCAACCGCTAAACCAACTTAATGGCAAACAGATGTCAACAAAACCCTAGACTTGATTGACTTCTTCATAGTTAAAAATATAACACACAACTATATTCAAATCAGTGAGGGATCTGATCTCAACTCTGATCATTCCCCAATATATCTAACAATCAGCGAAGCAATTGTCGACCAACCACCAACCCTTTACAATAAACACACAAATtggaaattctttaaaaaagtcCTCCAAGGCAATACACGCAATAACTCCTCCATCACAACAAAGGAACAACTAGAAGTAGAAGTTTTCAAGTTTACACAATAAATCCAACAAGCAGCGTGGAATAgcacaacttttttaaaaaagaaagtaatcGGATCTAACTGTCTAAGGAAAAGACAACTTCGCCGAAAATGGCAACACACACGATAAAGGGATAAAACCactcttaaggggggaagctggtctagagcgcaaaaaatgggcatattttatgaatttattttgactcaacaaaggaatcaatcgaaaatctgtgaaataggtttaataatatagctttcatggtacaaatacaaaatttttcgtctgaattaatttcaaaatggccgctgtccagcagttctcctaaggcgcctttttttctagtgggtccattgccgaagacgtaaactccttaatttttgtcctggatcaaaaaataaaatttttttagtttctatataacaacagaaagagacgtacgtaggattttttcgatattttgtttttttcgcgaaatggtgcacgtttgaacaaaaagttacaattttcactataaagaacgacataaaattgttgattaaaaaaaaaactatgtaatataaataaaaaatcctacgtacgtctccggagaaaggtatttcgaatgtattgtcaaaatttcgtaagaatcggtaaagatttgttcgagttatgtcttcggccagtttaaaaaaagtgatttcgagaaaaacgcgtttaaagttgtaagttttgtaaaatcatacctgcaaggcactgccgtcgaatgaaaaatttgggcatttagacatttttgctggcatccctcatttggtatattattcctaagaccctaaagcaccttttaagacaaaaaaaaatttttcgattttttcaaaattctagaccagcttccccccttaacaaAGCATCTCAGGAACTAAggcgagaaataaataaaaaatgtgtcaatGTCTTTGCTACAAGCACTATGATCGCCACCTTTGCTGACGCCACAGCAATTCTTGCAACAGAAAAAAACGCCGAAGTAGCGGCAAGTAAAAAAGCCGCTATAGAcgcaatagaaaaataaaagaaaattttgcgaaactgAGCTGGCTCATTGGACGGAATTCAAAActcattttataacaaaataatgatatatagggtgatcaatcatgaggtgcttttttcaatagttaaaaaaaaacaaaaatgtaaattatgttcaaaacctttatttatcatttgaaaggacattctttgacatttactttttgaatatgacttcattcaaatgttggccgcaactacgcttaaggtggtccattctgaaggtccaattttcaatcattcgactggtatgtcgtgaataacacgcgtaatgttggcttccagagcttcaatcgtagctggtttatcagcatagaccttggacttcacgaatccccaaagaaaaaagtccaaaggtgtgatatcacaagatcttggtggccaactcacaggtcctaaacgtgaaatcagctgctctccgaaatgatttctcaataaagtcattgtttcacgagctgtgtggcaagtggcttgtcacagaacgctgattttcataatacagttgaacaatttgtagacgttgttgcggtgtgagtctttccatgatgaaatgcaaaacgctgttcaacaaatccacgatgacagtttgccacaactcgcgcgagTTATGCAACCAATTAAAGTCGCACAAACAAATAACATAATTGTTGATAACGACGAGATCAGCATAATCATGCAGAGGTACTTGAACCGAGATCGAATTTCAAAAGCATAAACAACGGAAGCGTCGCCGTCGCTCCCGTTGCTCGATCAACAATTTATGCATATACCAAAGCAAAGTTATGCAACCAATTAAAGTTACTTGAACTGagatcaaatttcaaaaacataaacaacgGAAGCGTCGCCGTCGCTCCCGTTGCTCGATCAACAATTATGGAAAAAACGAAATgggcatttgcatatgccaaagCATATTATAATTTTAGTCTTAAGATTCAACTGTAACTGGACAGAAGTCCAAGTTCtttcaacaaaatataattaagtcaaagttctttcaccaaaaatataattgttcgttcaataaaatataattgtgTCAAAGTTCTTTCACCAAAAATATAATTGTTCTTTCaacaaatataattggcgcagtCGAAATCGGACAAATACGTTCAGAATTAACCAAAGTTAATCCgcgagaaaatttttaatttaaaccacAATGGAAGCAGAGATGGATAAATTAAGAGCAGTATTGCTTCAACAGGAAGGAGAGTTGAACCTATTAAGGcaacaaaatcaacaacaacaacaacaactgcaacaacaacagcagcaacaacaacaacaacaacaacaacaactacaatatcaagagcaacaacatcaacaacaacaacaaccaatccAGTGGCTGTCAAACAAAGATATCATCCAGCAGTTTCGCCAGCTAAGGCAGCTCGACGACCAACATGATGTGTTAGCCTTTATAAAATCTGTGGAGTTCCTCATGACATTATGCCAGGGAAACGCATTACTGATCCAGTTTGGCACTAGCATCGTCGCTAATGAAAAGGTGTCGGGAACAGCAGCAAATTTCATCAGACAATTGGGGATGGAGCCTAGCTGGGACCAAATGAAGACCAAACTGATGGAGCAAATGCGACCCAGGACGACCTACGAGGACGTATTCGATAAATGCAGATTCATCAAAGTGAGTAGTTTAAGAGATTTGTTCCAGGAGTTTGAGAAAGCAAAGtgcgaaataaacaaaatatatatgttcGACGAATCCAAACCAGCCATGTATGAAAATGATAAAGTAGATAGAGATTTGTTAAACATGCTAATGAATAAAATAGACACTCCGTTCAGGATTCATGTCGATCAGGGCATGTCTATGCATGCTTTACAAacgaaatattcaaatattaaagcACTGGACGACCCCAGAGCTATTTTACAGAGGTATAGAAAAAATTCGAACAATACCTATAACAAACAGGGTAACACTAACACTAACACCAACACTAACGCTAACACTAACACTAGCACCACTCATAAAAACGCAACCCAGAATAATCAGTTTGCtagtaataataacaatacCAAACAGAATCAGGGTGGCCGGCCAAACACCAATAATAACGCCGGCCCACCTCAGAGTAACCAAGTCAACCAACAGTCGTATAACAGGTCACAACCCACCCAAAACCCAAATTTTAAACCTAACTATAACAACAAGGGTAACAGCTCAAAACAGACAAGAATGTCTCATATGAGCGTTGACACTCAAAAGAATGATCCCACACCCATGGAGATTGGGACTTTAGAAGAAAATCaggcagaagaagaagaggaagaacaggtaaattttttgatttcttgcCTAGAGCAACCTTACCCATAATAGTGTGGAcaataggaaaagaaaaaattaaatgcttagTCGACACTGGTGCGACGACAAGCATCTTAAAATCAAGAATTCTTGAATTCCAATACCCCAAAACAGAACTCACCAAACCATGCTCTTATAAAACTCTTAACGGCATTAATGTCGTGAAATACACCGTAACAACACCACTTCCAAAAGAGATACCCTACTCGGGGACACTACAGTGGAAACTTATAGAtttctcaaacaaaaatttctcgGCAATAATAGgccaaaatttcttaaaagccTTCAATGCTCAAATCAACAACACAGAGCGATATGTACAATTGCtcgatagaaaattttattttttggattaCGAATACCCAGAAACAATGCACAATGCTTGTGCTCTGCAACCCGTGAACAGAGAAGAAATACAAGATCGCTTCAACCTCGCTCATTTAAATGACGAGGAACGTCGAGCCGTCGAAACCCTATTCGCGGAATTTGACGACTTATTTTTTCAAGAGGGGGACGTTTTGTCAGCAACAAACCAGATTTCCCACGAAATAATTACCACAGTGGATAGGCCtttatattctaaaatatatagatatccccaaatacacgaaaaagaaataaatagacAGATAAAGGAAATGCTTGAGCAGAACATAATAAAAAAGAGTAACTCACCCTACAACAGTCCCTTATGGATCGTCGagaaaaaactcgataattcAGGGTCAAAAAAGTTCAGAATCGTCATCGATTACCGTAAATTAAACGAATTCACGGTCGATGACAGATTTCCAATCCCTAATCTAAACTCTCTATTGGATAAATTAGGTAGATCCCAATATTTCACAACCCTCGATCTGGCGAAGGGTTTTCACCAAATTCTCGTAAGAGAGGAAGACAGACCAAAAACGGCATTTTCAACACCGTCAGGTCACTATGAGTTTGTCAGAATGCCGTTCGGACTAAAAAATGCTCCATCGACATTCCAGAGGCTCATGAATGAAGTCTTGAAAGATCATATTAATGACAACTGTGTCGTCTACATGGACgacatattaatttttagcaCTTCCCTTCAGGAACATATGACCACCCtaaggaaaatatttagaaCCTTGAAGgaggcaaatttgaaaattcaagtaGATAAGTGTGACTTTCTTAAGAAAGAAACACAATTTCTTGGCCACATCCTGACCACTCACGGTATTAGACCGAACCCAGacaaagtaaatattatacaaaatttaaaattacccAAAACGGCAAAACAGATTAAATCATTCCTGGGAATGACAGGATTTTACAGAAAGTTCGTTAGGGATTATGCAAAAATAGCATTCCCCATGTCAAGGTATCTGAAGAAAAACGAGACGATCAACACTGACGACCCAAGCTATATAGCTGCATTCGAAAAGTTGAAGACACTAGTTACAAACAGTCCAGTCCTACGATACCcaaatttttccaagaaattcacTGTCACTACAGACGCCAGTAATTTCGCGGTGGGAGCAGTGCTATCTCAAGAGAGCCACCCAATCGCATATGCATCCCGAACATTAAATCAACATGAATGCAACTACTCGACTATAGAGAAAGAGCTTCTAGCCATAGTGTGGGCCGTAAAGTACTTTCGACCGTATGTTTATGGTAGAGAATTCGACCTCGAGAGCGATCACCAACCCTTAAAATGGCTGATGGCTAAATATACAGGCAAAGATATAAGCCCAAGACTGCAGAGATGGCTCATTAATCTAGGGGAGTACAAGTTCCATATAGAAtacataaaaggaaaaaataataatattgctgATTTTTTGAGTAGGACCAAAGAAGACGAAATTAACCTCATGGAGGTCGAATCAACAGACGAAGAAGACAACAAATCCCTGACTGAAACGGTTCACTCTCAAGAAGAGGATCAGGGTTTTAACATGTCCATACTAGAAACGGCAGTCAACAGattcaaaacacaaataattttCACAGAAAAGAAACCCAACACCATAGTACAAGTGTTTGGCAAAAAGAGAATTTATATTAGCAAAAAAGACTTGGAAAACAACCAAGCAGTAAACATCCTTAGACGAGAAATAACAGCAGGAAAGATAGGAGTTTTTTCACACCTAAGCGACCATGAATTTtaccaatttcaaaaaatattaacaaaggaATACACTTTCAATCAAAAAGTAAGGTTCGTAAAATGTACCAGGTTCGCTACAGACATAGAGTCTGAAGATGAGTTGCACACCCAAATAGCTCTGTTTCATAAAAATGAGAGTGGCCATTGCGGGATAGTTGCTACCTATCagaaacttaaacttaaaatttaccaTCCCAATCTAAAAACACACATCCacagaataataaataattgcgaCGTTTGCAGTGGTGGGAAATATGATAGGAAACCCATTAAAAACAACTTCCATCTAACAGAAACACCAAAAACCTGCAACGAGATAATACATGTGGACACATATGTGAATTCAAAACAATCTTTCATaatattcattgataaattctcAAAACACGCCACTTGCTTGCCACTGACCGATAGAAATAGTATCACAATAGTAGAACACATTCGTTCTTGTCCATTAAAGGGAAAGTCCAGAAATTTGTCTTCGACAACGAATTCAATAGCTTGAACGTCAGGGAATTCCTGGAAAAAGAAGGCATAGAATACCACTCAACAAAGCCAAATAGTCATACTGGCAATAGCGATGTCGAAAGACTTAATAATACATTGACAGAGAAAATTCGTACACTAAATATAGAAGAGAAAAGACCTATAATTGAACAAATGGCCAGAGCTGTATACTTTTACAACAATACACACCACACCACCACAAAATCTACACCGTTCGAAGTACAAAACCATAAAGTCGATCACAAAGAATTATATGACAGAATGTCagcacaaaaagcaaaaaaaatagcaaaactaaACAATAACAGGGAAACTTACATAGAAACCAGAACagaaggatttataaaaaattacaaaaacttaagacACAAAGAAGAACCCAAATTTaggaaaacaaaattacaaaacatccccacaacaaacattaaaagaCCTACAAAATTTTCAGATAACGTTGACACTCCTCATCATGTGCCTGCTGCCAACACTGTCGACGGCAATGATCAACATAACCCCGATCCAGGCTGAAACCGGATTCATATCGCTGGGGGAAAGTACGGTGGAACTGGTTAGCGAATTCAAAATGGTCCTACATATAATAAGTCCAAAAGAAATATTAGAATTAACCAACATAATCCAGAATAATACGAAAATTCTGGTTAAGAAAGATAGGCATAGGCTAGATACAGAGATAGAaactataaaaatcaaaataagatCTATAACCCCAAATTCGCTAGCAAGACAAAAACGCGGCCTTATCAACGCAATAGGAAAAACTCAGAAGTGGCTCACCGGTCTCATGGATGATGACGATAGGGAAATCATTATGAATCATCTCCTTAATaaccaagaaaaccaaaataacataattaacaatattaacaaacaagtaaaaataaataacgacTTACAAAATTCTATTAACACACTTAAAGAAGTAATATTGGATGACAgggaaaaaataaccaaaactcTTAACAACATTGAGACATATAATACCATGCTCA includes these proteins:
- the LOC129251217 gene encoding uncharacterized protein LOC129251217, coding for MTLCQGNALLIQFGTSIVANEKVSGTAANFIRQLGMEPSWDQMKTKLMEQMRPRTTYEDVFDKCRFIKITLTLLIMCLLPTLSTAMINITPIQAETGFISLGESTVELL